Proteins encoded by one window of Moorella humiferrea:
- the trmD gene encoding tRNA (guanosine(37)-N1)-methyltransferase TrmD, with protein sequence MFSSFLNTSIIKRAREQGRLHVNLVDIRDYARNKHRSVDDYPFGGGPGMVMMAEPIFLAVESLLPQEGAERPPVILMSPQGEVFNQELAAELSREKHLILICGHYEGVDERVRQFLVSREISIGDYVLTGGELPAMVVIDAVTRLLPGVLGDPVGALEDSFAMGLLEYPQYTRPRSFRGMEVPEVLLSGNHEKIRQWRRRQALERTWRRRPDLLAKLSLSPEDRRLLDEIIKNSRENSGKTY encoded by the coding sequence TACCAGCATCATCAAAAGGGCGCGGGAACAGGGCCGTTTACATGTAAACCTGGTCGATATCCGGGATTACGCTAGAAACAAACACCGTAGCGTCGATGATTATCCCTTCGGCGGCGGACCGGGGATGGTCATGATGGCCGAACCGATTTTTTTGGCGGTAGAAAGCCTGTTACCGCAAGAAGGGGCGGAGCGGCCGCCTGTTATCCTCATGTCACCCCAGGGCGAAGTTTTCAACCAGGAGCTGGCCGCCGAACTGTCCCGGGAAAAACATCTCATCCTCATTTGCGGCCATTATGAAGGCGTAGATGAACGCGTCAGACAATTTCTGGTCAGCCGGGAAATTTCTATTGGTGATTACGTTTTAACCGGCGGCGAGCTGCCGGCCATGGTCGTCATTGATGCCGTAACCCGCTTATTGCCGGGCGTACTTGGCGATCCGGTCGGGGCGCTGGAAGATTCTTTTGCCATGGGCCTTCTAGAGTATCCCCAGTACACCAGGCCGCGATCTTTTCGCGGAATGGAGGTGCCGGAAGTATTATTGTCCGGCAACCATGAAAAAATAAGGCAGTGGCGGCGCCGGCAGGCATTAGAGCGAACCTGGCGACGGCGACCTGATTTGCTGGCGAAGTTGAGTTTAAGTCCCGAAGATCGGCGCCTTTTAGATGAAATTATTAAAAATAGCCGGGAAAACAGCGGAAAAACCTATTAA
- the rplS gene encoding 50S ribosomal protein L19 produces MRSDVPDFRPGDTVRVHVKVIEGNRERIQVFEGTVIGRRGRGINETFTVRRVSYGVAVERIFPIHSPRIERIEIVRRGKVRRAKLYYLRGLSGKAARIKEER; encoded by the coding sequence ATGCGTTCTGACGTACCCGATTTTCGGCCGGGAGACACCGTAAGGGTGCATGTTAAGGTCATCGAGGGTAACCGGGAGCGCATTCAGGTTTTCGAAGGTACGGTTATCGGCCGCCGGGGAAGGGGCATAAATGAAACCTTCACAGTCCGCCGTGTTTCCTATGGGGTGGCGGTAGAGCGGATTTTTCCTATACACTCACCACGCATTGAACGCATCGAAATTGTAAGGCGCGGTAAGGTGAGAAGGGCAAAACTTTATTACCTGCGGGGTCTTTCCGGCAAAGCCGCCCGGATTAAAGAGGAAAGATAA
- the lepB gene encoding signal peptidase I, which yields MEDTEKATAESKASPWWKEILQSLVIAAVLALIIRSFLFTPFYIPSPSMEPTLYPGDRIIVNRLAYRLGDPQRGDIVVFRYPLDPSRDLIKRVVAIGGDTVEVRNNVLYINGKPQNEADYLPPGVVYSDFGPVKVPAGSYFMMGDNRNNSADSRVWGTLERKFIIGKAVVIYWPLDRIGFIR from the coding sequence TTGGAAGATACCGAAAAGGCTACGGCGGAAAGCAAAGCTTCGCCCTGGTGGAAAGAAATATTACAGTCCCTGGTGATTGCCGCCGTCTTAGCCCTAATCATTCGCAGTTTTCTTTTCACACCCTTTTATATCCCTTCCCCGTCCATGGAACCGACCCTTTACCCGGGGGACCGCATCATCGTTAACCGCCTTGCCTATCGCCTTGGGGACCCACAACGCGGTGATATAGTAGTCTTTCGCTACCCCCTCGATCCGAGCAGGGACTTGATTAAGCGGGTAGTGGCCATAGGAGGCGATACGGTAGAGGTCCGTAATAATGTTTTATATATAAATGGCAAGCCCCAAAATGAAGCAGACTATCTGCCGCCGGGTGTCGTTTACAGCGACTTCGGTCCTGTTAAGGTGCCGGCGGGCAGCTATTTCATGATGGGCGATAATCGCAATAACAGTGCCGACAGCCGGGTATGGGGTACCCTGGAAAGGAAATTCATTATCGGCAAGGCCGTCGTCATCTACTGGCCGTTAGACCGCATCGGATTTATCAGGTAG
- the ylqF gene encoding ribosome biogenesis GTPase YlqF, with translation MPSGFKSFLPYLKVVDVVLEVADARLPVSSRFSGLNKILQGKARILVLTRCDLADPAVTAEWLQIFKKEGMTAVAVDARRGEGIATLQRHLAAMAGEKKLKLAARGLKMRPLRLMVVGIPNVGKSSLLNRLVGRGAARTGDRPGITRGPQWVRLGNELEILDTPGVIGKGREEGGGILWLGAIGCIAESSLMATDTANVILQFLLTVAPERLQERYGITEEEMGSADLLEIIGRRRGFLLAGKKIDQERTAMAVINDFREGQLGRYTLERP, from the coding sequence ATGCCGTCGGGCTTCAAATCCTTCCTCCCGTATCTTAAAGTGGTCGACGTTGTATTGGAAGTGGCCGACGCCAGGTTACCTGTTTCCAGCCGTTTTTCAGGCCTTAATAAAATTTTGCAAGGTAAAGCGCGGATTTTGGTTTTAACTAGATGCGATCTCGCCGATCCCGCAGTAACGGCTGAATGGCTGCAGATTTTTAAGAAAGAGGGCATGACGGCGGTAGCTGTTGATGCCCGTAGGGGTGAGGGGATAGCTACCTTACAACGGCATTTGGCCGCCATGGCCGGGGAAAAAAAGTTAAAGCTTGCTGCCAGGGGCTTAAAAATGCGGCCGCTGCGCCTCATGGTAGTAGGAATACCCAATGTAGGCAAATCCTCCCTTTTAAACCGCCTCGTAGGACGCGGGGCGGCCCGAACGGGAGATCGCCCCGGGATAACCCGTGGTCCCCAATGGGTTCGTCTGGGTAACGAATTAGAAATCCTCGATACTCCTGGTGTTATAGGAAAAGGCCGCGAGGAAGGCGGGGGCATCTTGTGGCTGGGGGCAATTGGCTGTATCGCAGAAAGTTCTCTCATGGCAACGGATACAGCCAACGTCATCTTACAGTTTTTACTCACAGTAGCCCCGGAACGCCTGCAAGAGAGGTACGGCATTACTGAAGAAGAAATGGGAAGCGCCGATTTGCTTGAAATCATCGGTCGGCGCCGGGGCTTTCTCTTGGCCGGAAAAAAAATCGATCAGGAAAGGACCGCCATGGCCGTGATTAACGATTTTCGCGAAGGCCAGTTAGGGCGATATACCCTGGAGCGACCTTAA
- a CDS encoding response regulator yields MPEGKIAVVIADDHPLVREGIRKILELDPNIHVVAEAGDGREAVALARRYRPDVILIDINMPGLNGIEITKIIRRELPRTGILALTIHDDEEYIIELLKCGVTGYILKDIGADELIKAVLQVARGYQVIHPGIAPKVRDYLQKKEASFSLQSEELPLTPREREILIQVSLGKSNREIARDLYISEKTVKNHLTNIFHKIGVSDRTQAALYALKHGLSDGKLI; encoded by the coding sequence GTGCCGGAGGGAAAAATCGCCGTAGTAATTGCCGATGATCACCCACTGGTACGGGAAGGTATCCGCAAGATTTTAGAGTTAGACCCAAATATCCATGTAGTAGCCGAGGCCGGCGACGGCCGGGAAGCCGTCGCTTTAGCCCGGCGCTATCGCCCGGACGTAATTTTAATCGATATAAACATGCCAGGCTTAAACGGCATTGAGATCACTAAAATTATCCGCCGGGAGCTTCCCCGTACCGGCATTCTGGCCCTGACCATTCATGATGATGAAGAATATATCATTGAATTGCTGAAGTGCGGGGTTACCGGCTATATACTTAAAGACATCGGCGCCGATGAACTAATAAAGGCCGTATTGCAGGTGGCCCGCGGCTACCAGGTAATTCATCCAGGCATTGCTCCCAAGGTAAGGGATTATCTGCAAAAAAAAGAAGCGTCTTTTAGCCTACAATCGGAAGAACTGCCGCTGACACCAAGGGAACGAGAAATCTTAATCCAGGTGAGCCTGGGGAAATCCAATCGGGAGATCGCCAGGGACTTGTATATCAGCGAAAAAACGGTAAAAAACCATTTAACAAATATATTTCATAAAATTGGCGTGAGCGATCGCACGCAAGCGGCCCTTTACGCCTTGAAACACGGTTTAAGTGATGGTAAGCTAATATAG
- a CDS encoding ribonuclease HII, whose translation MAGDLTGRQSLYIWERRLWYQGVRLIAGVDEAGRGPLAGPVTAAAVILPPDINITGLADSKKLSPAKRQELAVIIKEKSLAWAIGWASVKEIDCLNILVASRWAMWRALTSLPLKPEHVLVDGFPLPGLRVPQTPLVGGDGLSASIAAASILAKVARDELMAIYDNVFPGYGLAENKGYPTKEHRRALACRGPSAVHRLSFKFRSIQKQELP comes from the coding sequence GTGGCGGGGGATTTGACGGGAAGACAGTCCCTTTACATTTGGGAACGGCGTCTGTGGTACCAGGGTGTCCGCCTCATCGCCGGTGTTGATGAAGCCGGTCGCGGTCCCCTGGCGGGACCGGTTACGGCGGCGGCCGTAATCCTGCCTCCCGATATAAATATTACCGGTCTGGCTGATTCCAAAAAGTTGTCCCCGGCAAAGCGGCAGGAGCTCGCGGTAATTATTAAAGAAAAAAGCCTGGCCTGGGCCATCGGGTGGGCCTCGGTGAAAGAAATCGACTGTTTGAACATCCTGGTTGCTTCCCGGTGGGCCATGTGGCGGGCTCTAACGTCCCTGCCCTTAAAACCCGAACACGTTTTGGTAGACGGCTTCCCTTTGCCGGGGCTAAGGGTGCCCCAGACGCCCCTGGTAGGAGGCGACGGATTGAGCGCCTCCATAGCCGCGGCTTCTATCCTGGCCAAGGTGGCCAGGGATGAATTAATGGCCATCTATGATAATGTTTTTCCCGGTTACGGTCTGGCGGAAAACAAAGGGTATCCTACAAAAGAACACCGTCGCGCCCTTGCCTGCCGGGGTCCGAGCGCCGTACACCGTTTAAGTTTTAAATTCCGGAGTATTCAAAAGCAGGAATTACCATAA
- a CDS encoding NADH-quinone oxidoreductase subunit A, producing the protein MLQQYGIVAVFLVGGALTAVAALAMNWLVRPKEKAVGDKLATYECGLETQGPTWVQFKVSYFLYALVFLLFDVETVFLYPWAVRFQMLGLFAFVEMLIFIAILVIGLWYAWKEGALKWL; encoded by the coding sequence GTGCTGCAGCAGTATGGTATAGTAGCTGTTTTTCTGGTGGGAGGAGCCTTAACGGCCGTTGCCGCCCTGGCAATGAACTGGCTAGTGCGGCCAAAAGAGAAGGCGGTGGGGGATAAGCTTGCCACCTACGAGTGCGGCCTGGAAACCCAGGGACCGACATGGGTCCAGTTTAAAGTAAGCTATTTTCTTTATGCCCTTGTTTTTTTATTGTTTGATGTAGAAACAGTCTTTTTATACCCCTGGGCGGTACGTTTTCAAATGCTGGGTCTGTTCGCCTTTGTTGAGATGCTTATTTTTATAGCCATACTGGTAATTGGTTTGTGGTACGCATGGAAGGAGGGTGCCTTGAAGTGGCTGTAG
- a CDS encoding NADH-quinone oxidoreductase subunit B, whose translation MEGGCLEVAVVRLRPPEPQVPDNIILSTVDYMLNFCRAHSFWPLTFGLACCAIEMMAAGGARYDVARFGYEVFRPSPRQADLMIVAGTVTKKMAPLVRRLYEQMPAPKWVIAMGSCAISGGPFVDSYNVVPGVDTIVPVDVYVPGCAPRPEALINGLLTLKKKVINPKAVLVK comes from the coding sequence ATGGAAGGAGGGTGCCTTGAAGTGGCTGTAGTCAGATTAAGGCCGCCGGAACCCCAGGTTCCCGATAACATCATCCTGTCCACGGTGGATTATATGCTGAATTTCTGCCGGGCCCATTCCTTCTGGCCGCTGACCTTCGGTTTGGCCTGTTGCGCCATAGAAATGATGGCGGCCGGCGGCGCCCGGTATGATGTAGCCCGTTTCGGCTATGAAGTATTCAGGCCGTCGCCGCGTCAGGCCGACCTGATGATCGTTGCCGGGACGGTAACTAAAAAAATGGCTCCCCTGGTGCGCCGTCTCTATGAGCAGATGCCGGCGCCAAAATGGGTTATCGCCATGGGGAGCTGTGCCATTAGCGGCGGGCCCTTTGTCGATTCTTATAACGTCGTACCGGGAGTGGACACCATTGTGCCGGTAGATGTCTACGTGCCCGGATGTGCGCCACGACCGGAGGCCCTAATCAACGGCCTGCTGACATTAAAGAAGAAAGTCATCAACCCGAAAGCGGTGCTGGTGAAATAA
- a CDS encoding NADH-quinone oxidoreductase subunit C, producing the protein MNKLIEELKGLFPGVQGEEGIDMPTLVVPADQLLALMEELKQRRGFNFLSDLTAVDFKAEDRIEMVYHLLAVPGGEALRVKVNLSRHEAEVPSLTSLWPAADVQEREAYDLMGVVFKGHPNLKRILCPDDFEGHPLRKDFKLNSGKEGGE; encoded by the coding sequence ATGAACAAGCTCATAGAGGAATTAAAGGGCCTATTTCCCGGAGTGCAAGGGGAAGAAGGCATTGATATGCCGACTCTGGTTGTACCGGCCGACCAGCTGTTGGCGCTTATGGAAGAGTTGAAGCAGCGTCGCGGTTTTAATTTTTTAAGTGACCTAACGGCAGTCGATTTTAAAGCAGAAGACCGGATAGAAATGGTATACCATTTACTGGCCGTTCCCGGAGGCGAAGCTTTGAGGGTCAAAGTAAACCTCAGCCGCCACGAGGCAGAAGTGCCCTCCCTGACGTCCCTCTGGCCGGCCGCCGACGTACAGGAGCGGGAAGCATACGACCTCATGGGCGTTGTATTTAAAGGTCATCCCAATTTAAAACGGATTCTCTGTCCCGATGACTTTGAAGGGCATCCCCTGCGTAAGGATTTTAAATTGAATAGCGGTAAAGAAGGGGGGGAATAA
- a CDS encoding NADH-quinone oxidoreductase subunit D produces the protein MAAVEKDLMTQEIEINMGPQHPSTHGVYRALLTLDGEKVVKVENIIGYLHRGIEKLAEDRTYTQFIPYTDRLDYLAGMLNNLGYVQTVEKLMGVEVPERAEYLRIIMAELSRIASHLIMIASMALDLSGWTAWFPPFRERERILDLFEMTCGSRLTVSYMRIGGVAADIPPAFLPNLEAFLNDLPQMIDEVNGLITGNEIFQARCRGVGKIDLETALAYGITGPNLRACGLPFDLRKARPYGIYDRFEFDIPVLNNGDSYDRFVIRLLEIEQSARIIRQAMAGLPDGPVMAKVPRVIKPPKGEVYHQIEGAKGILGYYLVSDGGNKPYRLHIHSPSFVNLGALPKISEGGNIQDFVVNIASIDIVLGEVDR, from the coding sequence ATGGCTGCAGTCGAAAAAGACCTAATGACTCAGGAAATCGAGATCAATATGGGCCCCCAGCATCCCAGCACCCACGGCGTCTACCGGGCCCTTTTAACCCTGGATGGTGAAAAAGTAGTCAAGGTAGAAAATATCATCGGTTACTTGCACCGGGGAATAGAAAAGTTGGCCGAAGACCGCACCTACACCCAGTTTATTCCCTACACCGACCGGCTGGACTACCTGGCAGGAATGCTCAACAATCTGGGGTATGTCCAGACGGTGGAAAAGCTGATGGGTGTTGAAGTGCCAGAGCGGGCCGAATATCTGCGCATCATCATGGCCGAGCTATCCCGGATAGCCAGCCACCTGATTATGATCGCCTCAATGGCCCTGGATTTATCGGGGTGGACGGCATGGTTCCCTCCATTCCGGGAAAGGGAAAGGATCCTCGACCTCTTTGAAATGACCTGCGGCTCCAGACTCACGGTCAGCTATATGCGTATCGGTGGTGTGGCCGCCGACATACCGCCGGCCTTTTTACCGAATCTGGAAGCCTTTTTAAACGACCTGCCCCAGATGATCGACGAAGTGAACGGGTTAATCACGGGAAATGAAATTTTTCAGGCGCGGTGCCGGGGGGTAGGAAAAATCGATTTAGAGACGGCCCTCGCCTACGGCATAACGGGTCCCAACCTCCGCGCCTGCGGACTGCCCTTTGACCTGCGCAAAGCGCGGCCCTACGGCATATACGACCGTTTTGAATTCGATATCCCTGTTTTAAACAACGGCGACAGCTACGACCGCTTCGTCATTCGCCTTTTAGAGATCGAGCAGAGCGCCCGCATTATCCGCCAGGCAATGGCAGGGCTTCCCGACGGTCCGGTGATGGCCAAGGTACCGCGGGTGATTAAACCGCCCAAGGGCGAAGTGTATCACCAGATCGAAGGAGCCAAAGGGATTTTAGGGTATTATCTCGTAAGTGACGGCGGCAATAAACCATATCGTTTGCACATTCACAGCCCCTCCTTTGTCAATCTGGGCGCCCTGCCTAAAATAAGCGAAGGCGGTAATATCCAGGATTTTGTAGTCAACATTGCTTCGATAGATATCGTACTGGGCGAAGTCGACCGGTAA
- the nuoH gene encoding NADH-quinone oxidoreductase subunit NuoH — MENIFTGTAAFIEGLLAGAPSWARTITMGLLYLVGVLAFIFLNALYLIYLERKISAYMQQRLGPNRFGPRGLFQSIADAVKLLGKEDIIPQGADRWVFILAPIIIFIPAVMVYAIIPFGKGMIPVDLNIGVFYFLAVASTTTIAILMGGWGANNKYALLGSMRSVAQMVSYEIPLTFSILGVIMLAGSLQTSAIVAAQEKVWYILLQPLAFLIYFIAATAEINRAPFDLVEGEQEIIAGPYTEYTGMRYALFFLSEYSNLVSVSALAVTLFLGGWHGPWLPSWLWFLIKVYIMIFIFMWVRWTFPRIRIDHLLSFNWKVLLPLSLANILVTGVGIKIYQLLTLGRW; from the coding sequence ATGGAAAACATCTTCACCGGCACGGCCGCCTTTATAGAGGGGCTTCTGGCCGGGGCACCGTCATGGGCCCGGACCATAACGATGGGGCTCCTGTATCTAGTGGGCGTCCTGGCCTTTATATTCCTTAACGCCCTGTATTTAATCTACCTGGAACGCAAAATAAGCGCCTATATGCAGCAGCGCCTGGGGCCCAACCGCTTTGGCCCCCGCGGCCTGTTTCAGTCCATTGCCGACGCCGTCAAGCTCCTGGGAAAGGAAGATATTATCCCCCAGGGAGCCGACAGGTGGGTTTTTATCCTGGCGCCGATTATCATCTTTATACCTGCGGTTATGGTCTATGCCATTATACCCTTTGGTAAAGGCATGATCCCCGTAGATTTGAACATCGGCGTCTTCTACTTCCTGGCGGTGGCTTCTACCACGACCATCGCCATATTAATGGGAGGATGGGGGGCTAACAACAAGTACGCCCTGCTGGGCAGCATGCGCTCCGTGGCCCAGATGGTCAGTTACGAAATACCGCTGACCTTTTCCATACTGGGGGTAATAATGCTGGCCGGTTCCCTGCAGACCTCAGCAATTGTTGCCGCCCAGGAAAAGGTATGGTATATTCTGCTGCAGCCCCTGGCTTTTCTCATCTACTTCATTGCCGCCACGGCGGAAATAAACCGCGCTCCCTTCGATCTGGTAGAAGGAGAGCAGGAGATTATTGCCGGTCCTTATACGGAATATACCGGTATGCGCTATGCCCTCTTTTTCCTTTCGGAATACTCCAACCTGGTTAGCGTCTCGGCTCTGGCCGTGACCCTTTTTCTGGGGGGCTGGCACGGTCCGTGGCTGCCGTCGTGGTTATGGTTTTTGATCAAAGTCTATATAATGATCTTTATCTTTATGTGGGTACGCTGGACCTTCCCGCGTATTCGTATTGACCACCTGCTGAGCTTTAACTGGAAGGTGCTTTTGCCCCTGTCCCTGGCCAACATCCTGGTGACGGGCGTGGGAATCAAGATCTACCAGCTGTTGACCCTGGGGAGGTGGTAG
- a CDS encoding NuoI/complex I 23 kDa subunit family protein, with product MFGQGLLKGLSVTWHFLFGKAITEQYPERRPNLPPASHGSLYLEKEKCIACGLCASACPNHVITIESERDEQKKRRLTGYRAKLGQCLFCGLCVESCPQDALHWKPDFELACYRNEDTEQDLLAGPAAEVKKGA from the coding sequence ATGTTTGGGCAAGGTTTACTAAAAGGTTTGAGTGTCACCTGGCATTTCTTATTTGGTAAAGCCATCACCGAACAGTATCCGGAACGGCGGCCCAACCTGCCTCCGGCTTCCCATGGGTCGTTGTATCTGGAAAAGGAAAAGTGTATTGCCTGTGGCCTCTGTGCCAGCGCCTGCCCCAACCATGTCATTACAATTGAAAGCGAGCGCGATGAGCAAAAAAAGCGCCGGCTTACCGGGTACCGGGCAAAACTGGGCCAGTGTCTTTTCTGCGGCCTGTGCGTGGAAAGCTGTCCCCAGGACGCCTTGCACTGGAAGCCCGACTTTGAACTGGCGTGTTATCGCAATGAAGATACCGAACAGGATCTCCTGGCCGGTCCGGCAGCGGAGGTGAAAAAAGGTGCCTGA
- a CDS encoding NADH-quinone oxidoreductase subunit J family protein, whose protein sequence is MPEVNTLVFWLLAIITIASALAVVFLKNIVHSALYLVLTFVGTAGLYILLNAEFLAAVQILVYAGAIAVLFVFAVMLTRRGDIRASNPFNVNYLAAGVVSLALFVIIALATGRMTWVGVSGQPPKSNVGAIAEAFLGPWAIPFEIAAVLLLVGMVGAILVARGGKGEE, encoded by the coding sequence GTGCCTGAGGTAAACACCCTTGTATTCTGGTTGTTGGCGATTATCACCATCGCCTCCGCCCTTGCCGTCGTATTTTTAAAGAACATCGTTCACAGCGCGTTATATCTGGTGCTGACCTTTGTCGGTACCGCCGGGCTGTATATCCTATTAAACGCCGAGTTTCTGGCGGCGGTGCAGATTCTCGTATATGCCGGTGCTATAGCCGTACTGTTCGTCTTTGCCGTGATGCTTACCCGTCGCGGCGATATCCGGGCGAGCAATCCCTTTAACGTCAATTACCTAGCTGCGGGTGTGGTTTCGCTGGCCCTGTTTGTCATAATCGCCCTGGCAACAGGACGCATGACCTGGGTAGGTGTCTCCGGCCAGCCTCCGAAAAGCAACGTCGGGGCCATAGCCGAGGCTTTTCTGGGCCCCTGGGCCATTCCCTTTGAGATAGCGGCCGTGCTCCTTCTGGTAGGCATGGTCGGAGCCATCCTCGTGGCGAGGGGAGGGAAGGGGGAAGAATGA
- the nuoK gene encoding NADH-quinone oxidoreductase subunit NuoK: MITLTHYLAVGGLLFCIGLFGALAKKNAIAVLMGIELMLNAVNINLVAFNHFLQPAQVTGQIFAIFVIVVAAAEVAVGLALVINIYRRRLDSSVDDLDWLKW; this comes from the coding sequence ATGATTACACTGACCCACTACCTTGCCGTAGGCGGTCTTCTCTTTTGCATCGGCCTTTTCGGTGCCCTGGCTAAAAAGAACGCCATCGCCGTTTTAATGGGTATTGAACTCATGCTCAATGCCGTCAATATCAATCTGGTGGCCTTCAACCATTTTCTCCAACCGGCGCAGGTAACGGGACAAATCTTTGCCATCTTTGTAATCGTTGTCGCCGCGGCGGAAGTGGCCGTCGGCCTGGCCCTGGTGATCAACATTTACCGGCGCCGTCTGGACAGCAGTGTGGACGACCTTGACTGGTTGAAATGGTAA
- the nuoL gene encoding NADH-quinone oxidoreductase subunit L codes for MIKYAWLIPVFPAVAFPVIVFLTRKVRPLSALVAIAAIAASFVMAVGVLREVLLLGITMEQPVEYALPWLHIPEILKIEAGVLIDPLTAVMLLVVTLVALLVEIYSVGYMHGDPGFSSFFSYLSLFSASMLGLVLANNYFMIFFFWELVGLCSYLLIGFYYHKPEAARAGLKAFVTNRVADFGFMLGFFFLFAMFGTFNFRELAEAIPGYQNTAFLALAAALVFVGPIGKSAQFPLHVWLPDAMEGPTPVSALIHAATMVAAGVYLLARAFVLFASLPNVMLLVAYVGGFTALFSATIAVVQRDIKRILAYSTMSQLGYMVMAMGVGSMTAGMFHLMTHAFFKALLFLGAGSVIHALEEQDIFRMGGLYKDMKITTTTFVIAALALAGIPPLAGFWSKDEILAATFDHGYTGLYILGTLVAFLTAFYMFRLIFVAFFGERRAGLHGHESPLTMTVPLIILAVLSVVAGFVGTPFTSHGFSTFVYFGEPHHVEPNYAVMLLSIVVALAGIGLAWLFYGRPSDIPEKLADRFRTIYTLLVKKYYIDEIYTWLFRRVVLGVSEAFNWNDRHVVDGIFDGIGDLTRLSGRQLRLIQTGNLQTYALVIFTAVVIFALWMAAPVLGGVVQ; via the coding sequence GTGATCAAATATGCGTGGTTGATACCAGTATTTCCCGCCGTCGCATTTCCTGTAATCGTCTTCCTTACCCGTAAAGTGCGTCCTCTAAGTGCCCTGGTGGCCATAGCCGCCATTGCGGCAAGCTTCGTCATGGCCGTAGGCGTGCTGCGGGAAGTGCTGCTACTAGGCATAACCATGGAGCAGCCAGTAGAGTACGCTTTACCCTGGCTGCACATTCCCGAAATATTAAAGATCGAAGCTGGGGTACTTATCGATCCCCTAACGGCAGTAATGCTGTTAGTAGTAACCCTGGTGGCCCTGCTGGTCGAGATCTACTCGGTAGGGTACATGCACGGCGACCCGGGATTTTCCTCCTTCTTTAGTTATCTGTCCCTGTTCAGCGCTTCCATGTTAGGCCTGGTGCTGGCCAATAACTACTTCATGATCTTTTTCTTCTGGGAACTGGTAGGACTGTGCTCTTACTTGCTCATCGGTTTCTATTACCATAAACCCGAAGCCGCACGGGCGGGTCTGAAAGCCTTTGTCACCAACAGGGTGGCCGACTTCGGCTTTATGCTCGGCTTTTTCTTCCTCTTTGCCATGTTCGGGACCTTTAATTTCCGCGAACTGGCCGAGGCCATACCCGGCTATCAAAACACCGCCTTTTTAGCCCTGGCGGCGGCCCTGGTTTTTGTCGGCCCCATCGGTAAGTCGGCCCAGTTTCCCCTCCACGTCTGGCTCCCTGATGCCATGGAAGGCCCTACACCGGTGAGCGCCCTTATCCACGCCGCCACCATGGTGGCCGCCGGCGTTTATTTGCTGGCGCGGGCCTTTGTCCTCTTTGCCAGCCTGCCGAACGTCATGCTTTTGGTGGCTTATGTCGGCGGCTTTACGGCTCTGTTTTCCGCCACCATTGCCGTGGTCCAGCGGGACATCAAGCGCATACTCGCCTACTCGACCATGAGTCAGCTGGGCTATATGGTAATGGCCATGGGCGTCGGCAGCATGACGGCCGGCATGTTCCACCTCATGACCCATGCCTTTTTCAAGGCCCTGCTTTTCCTGGGCGCCGGCAGCGTCATCCATGCCCTGGAGGAGCAGGATATTTTCCGCATGGGCGGCCTGTATAAAGATATGAAGATAACCACGACGACCTTTGTCATTGCCGCCCTGGCCCTGGCGGGCATACCGCCCCTGGCAGGTTTCTGGAGTAAAGATGAAATCTTGGCCGCCACCTTTGATCACGGCTATACCGGCCTTTATATCCTGGGGACCCTGGTCGCTTTCCTAACGGCCTTCTATATGTTCCGGCTGATTTTTGTGGCCTTCTTCGGCGAGCGCCGTGCCGGCCTCCACGGCCATGAATCCCCTTTGACCATGACAGTGCCGCTAATTATCCTGGCCGTGCTTTCGGTAGTAGCCGGCTTTGTAGGAACGCCCTTTACTAGCCACGGCTTCAGCACCTTCGTGTATTTTGGCGAACCGCACCACGTAGAACCCAACTATGCCGTTATGCTCCTTTCCATCGTTGTCGCCCTGGCGGGTATAGGACTGGCCTGGCTTTTCTACGGTCGTCCCAGCGACATACCGGAAAAGCTGGCAGATCGTTTTCGTACCATCTATACCCTGCTAGTAAAGAAATATTATATCGACGAAATTTATACGTGGCTCTTCCGCCGCGTCGTGTTGGGAGTGTCGGAAGCCTTTAATTGGAACGACCGGCACGTAGTCGACGGCATCTTTGACGGCATCGGCGATCTCACCCGTCTTTCAGGGCGGCAGCTGCGCCTGATCCAGACGGGGAACCTGCAGACCTACGCCCTGGTTATCTTTACGGCAGTAGTTATCTTCGCCCTCTGGATGGCGGCGCCGGTGTTAGGAGGTGTAGTCCAGTGA